Genomic DNA from bacterium:
CCGGTCGGATAGTTGGCGGTGCCGCCCACGAGATGCGGGATCAGCTCGACGTTCATGCCGACCTTATCCAGGATCACGTAGTTGCGGAAGTCGCCGATGATCATGATCTCCTCAGCGCCCGTCGTAGTGAGT
This window encodes:
- a CDS encoding phage major capsid protein, producing the protein LTTTGAEEIMIIGDFRNYVILDKVGMNVELIPHLVGGTANYPTGQRGLYCYWRNSAKVATANAFRVLKVATT